CCAAGTTCGAGGACAAGTCCGGCCACGGTGACGGCTTCCGCGTCGTACACCCCGTCCGGCAGCGGGGCGATGAGTCCGTACGACTCCCACTCGTCGAGCTCCTGCTCGCCGATCCCGGCGGCGGCCATCAGCTCGGCCCGCCCGATCCGGGCCGCCGTGGGCCCCTCCACGGGCTCCAGGACGACCTCGCCGTCCCGCTGACGCCCCACGGTGGGCAGCGGCGCCGCCTCACCGCGCTCCATGGCGTCGAGGTGCTCGCGGATCACCTTGAGCGGCAGATAGTGGTCCCGCTGCATCCTCAGGACATGGCCGAGGCGCTCGACGTCGGCGGGGCTGAACTTGCGGTACCCGGAAGGGGTCCGCTGCGGCTCGATGAGGCCCTCCGACTCCAGGAACCGGATCTTGGAGATGGTGACCTCGGGGAACTCGTCGCGCAGCACGGTCAGCACCGTGCCGATGCTCATCAGCCCAGTGTCCGCGGCGGCGGTACCGTGTCCGGCACCGCCGCTCGGTGTTTGAAGCATGGACCTTCCTGGGGGAATCCCCCGGACCCAGTCCGAGGGAGGGTCAGTAACCCCGCTGGCTCGCGTAGAACACCAGCCGGTACTTGCCGATCTGCACTTCGTCACCGTTGGCCAGCGAGACCTGGTCGATGCGCTCGCGGTTGACGTACGTGCCGTTCAGGCTGCCGACGTCAGCGACCGTGAACGAACCGTCAGGAGAGCGCCGGAACTCCACATGGCGGCGCGAGACCGTCACGTCGTCCAGGAAGATGTCGCTCTGCGGATGACGGCCGGCCGTGGTCAGCTCGCCGTCCAGCAGGAAGCGGCTGCCCGAGTTCGGACCACGTCGCACCACCAGCAGCGCCGAGCCCAACGGCAGGGCGTCGACGGCGGCCTGTGCCTCCGGGGAGAGCGTGGGCATCTGCGTCTGACCGGTCACTTCGGCGTCGTAGGCCTCGAGACCGGAGATGGAGATCGTGGAGGTCGTCTCGGACGGACGCTCCGGGGTCGCGCCGGGGCGCAGCGGAGCACCGCAGTTGGAACAGAAGCGGCTGTTCTCCGCGTTGCGGTTACCGCACCTCGTACACACCAGGGCCGACATAGGGGAAAACCCTCCACCCGTACTTGAGGTTGACGGTTGCCCGAAACCTATGTCGCCGGACTGCGCAGGGTCAACCGACGGCGCGCCCTGGCCACCGACCTGGTCGCGGAACAGCGGGCGCTGGCCTTCTGCGTCCGGTTGTGCGCGGTGGCGAGCGGTCTGGCTGTCGCTGCCCTCTTTCGCACTCTTGCCGAACAACTTCGCAAACAACTTCACGGGCGATTCCCCTTGACCGAAACAGACCCGCCCGTGGGGCAGGACGAACCCTGATTGAACACACCGGTTGACCCGGACATCCTCACAACGTCCGTATCCACCAGACAGTTTCCACCACGCACCACCCAATCGGTGCGTCGACCCCCCGCAACCTCATGCCCTCGCCGGACGATCCCCATGCACCCCCGGTTCACTGGGAGGACGACCGAGCGTAGTCAGGCTGCTTCGCCGCCCGCAAGGCATCCACGACGATCTTGGCCGACCGCCCGACGGTAACGGTGGCCTGCTCCTTCTCGAGAGTCTGCACCACGCCTCCAGGGATGTTGAGCGCCGGTTCGAGATCCTGCGGCTTGCCGATGACCTTGAAACGATAGGGGGCGTTGATCTTGTTCCCGTCGACGCTCACGCTCTTGCCGGAGTCCGTCAGATACGTGTTGGCCACGACCCGTACGTCGTTCACCTGGATCGCCTCCGCGCCAGCCGCGCGCAGCTCCTGGACCGCGTCGAGCAGCATGTCCGCCTCGACCGTTCCCTTCGTGTCGTCGATGGTCATCGTGATGCCGGGTCCCTGCGCGGCCACGGTGCCCGCCAGAATGCCGAGTTGCTTCTCCTTCTCGGCCGTCTGCTTGCGTGCCTCCTCGGCCTGGTCGGAGCTGTTCTCCAGCTCGTCGCGCTGTTTCTGCAGACCCTGCTTCTCGTCTTCAAGACGCTGAGTACGGTCGTCCAGTTCATCGAGAATCCGCACAAGATCTTCCTGCCGTGCCCCACGCAGCGCGCTGTCGCTGTTGCTGTTCGAGGCGACCTGGACGGCCAACCCGAAACCGAGGCCGAACAGCAGCACCGCGACGATGAGTTGGGCCCGGCTCACACGCGGCGGCCACAGCCCCTGCACCAGCCGCTGCCGACCCGTCACGGTGGGCCCGGACTTCTCCTCTGGAATCGACGCCTCCGAGGAAGCAGACGCCTGGACCTCTTCGGGCAGTTCCCTGCGCAGCCTGTGTTCAGGTCGCTCGTCGTCGTTGCTCATCGACCTCACGCCCGGAAGACGTGCCGGCGAATGGCAGCCGCGTTGGAGAAGATCCGGATCCCGAGGACGACCACGACACCCGTGGACAGTTGGGCGCCGACGCCCAACTTGTCGCCCAGGAACACGATCAGGGCGGCCACGACCACGTTCGACAGGAACGACACCACGAAGACCTTGTCGTCGAAGATGCCGTCGAGCATGGCCCGCAGCCCGCCGAAGACCGCGTCGAGCGCCGCGACGACGGCGATCGGCAGATAGGGCTCCACGACCACCGGCACCTCAGGCCGGACCAGGATTCCGGCCACCACTCCCACGATGAGGCCCAGTACGGCGATCACGATGTGCCCTTCTCAGTTCTCGGCTGTGCTGTACGTACGATCACACTCGGCGCGGCGGGCAGCCGGAGATCACTCTCCACGGCGATGGTCGCCCTGATGCCGTAGTTGTCTTCCAGGGCGTGCAGATACAGCCCGTCGGCACCGTTCTGGAACCTGGTGCTCAGCCGTTTGCCGTCCCCCACCGCGAGCACCGTGTAAGGCGGTACCAGTGGCTTGTTGTCGACCAGTATCGCGTCACCCGCGGCCCTGATCGCGGACAGCGCCGTCAGCCGCTGCCCGTTGATGGAGACGGCCTCGGCGCCCGCCGCCCACAGTCCGTTGACGACACGCTGCATATCGCGGTCGCGCACCCGCCCGGTGTCGGAGAAGTCCGCGGTCTCACGCGGGTTGTCGCCCCCGCCGGAACTCGCTTCCTTGGCGTCGTCGACGACGAGTCTCACACCGGGGCCGTGCACCGCGGTGGCACCGGACAGCATGCTCACCAGGTCGGCCTGCCCACTGCCGCCGCTGGTCTTCAGCGCCGCCCGCTGCCGCGCGCTCACGTCGTCCCGGAGCGAGTCGACGGAACCCTCCAGCTTGTCCGCCGAAGTGGTCTCCTTGTCGATACGGTCGATCAGCTCCTGGCGCTCCTTGGCCACCACGGGGGCGGCCACCCGCGCCTGTGCCGCTCCTACGGTCACGACGAGCGCCGCCAGCACCAGGCCGGCGGCGAGCCCGAGCTTCGCCCGGAGTGTCTTCGGCATGCCACTCTCGCCCGCGGCCTTCTTCCGGGCGGCCGCTTCGGCGTAGCCGTCGTCGAGGCTGTGGTCCATGACATTGGTGAGCAGCGACATGGACGCGTCCGGGCGCGCAGGGCGCGTGGGTGTGCTCCGAACGGGGGGCTGCTGCGGCATGCCGCACATCGTCGCACGTGGTGGCCTGTACCTCCGAATGGCCCCACCGGCGTGCCGGACAGGCCCCCTTGGGGACGCATGTCCGGCACGCGCGCGTGCGTGGTGTTTTACCGTCCGGCGCTGTCCACGACCGCCGACCACTCGTCCAACAGGGCCTGCGCGGAGGCGTCGTCGGGCCCTTCGGCCCACAGATGAGTGACCGCCTCGGCGACGTCGGGCAGCACCATCACCCAACGCCCGTCCGTCTCCACGACCCGCACACCGTCCGTCGTATCGACAAAGCGATCTCCGGCCGCTTCCACGACCCGCCGCATCACAAGTCCCTTGACGGCCCAGGGAGTAGCCAGGTCCCGCTTCAGGACGTGCGCCCGCGGAATCCGGGCGTCGATCTGGCTCAGCGTCAACTGCGTCCGCGCCACCAGCCCGATGAGTCGTACGAAGGCTGCGGCGCCGTCGAAGACGCTGCTGAACTCCGGGATGATGAACCCAGCCTTGCCGTCCCCGCCGAAGATGGTCGTCTCGTCACGCCCGACCCTGGTCAGGTCGTCCGGCGAGGTCGTCGTCCACTCGACCTGGGTCCCGTGATACGCCGCCACCTGCTCGGCGATCCTCGTGGTGGTCACCGGCAGCGCCACCCGCCCGCTGCGCCGCTCCGCGGCCACCAGATCGAGCATCACGAGCAGGGCCCGGTCGTCCTCGACGATCCGCCCCTTCTCGTCGACGAGCGAGAGCCGCTCACCGACAGGGTCGAACCGCACCCCGAACGCGGCCCGCGCGGAGGCCACGATCTCGCCGAGCCGCACCAGCCCGGAGCGGCGCGTGTCCGCGGTCTCCGTCGGCCTGGACTCGTCGAGACCGGGATTGATCGTCAGCGAGTCCACACCGAGCTTGCCGAGCAGGCTGGGCAGCACGAGCCCGGCGCTGCCGTTCGACGCGTCCACGACGACCTTCAGACCGGATTCGGCGATCCCGGTCGTGTCGACATTCCTCAACAGCGACCCGGTGTACGAGTCGAAGACGCTGGCCGGGAAGTGCAGGTCCCCGATCTCACCGGGGAACGCGCGCCGGTACTCCTGCCGCGCGAACACCCGGTCCAACTTGCGCTGGCTCCCCTGCGAGAGGTCGGCGCCCTGGCTGTCGAAGAACATGATGTCGACGGAGTCCGGCACACCGGGCGTGGTCCGGATCATGATCCCGCCGGCACTCCCCCGCGCGGTCTGCTGCCGGGCCACGGGCAGTGGAACGTTCTCCAGGTCCCGTACGTCAATCGCGCTCGTCTGCAAGGCGGAGATCACCGCCCGCTTGAGCGCTCGGGCGCCTCGGGAGTGGTCGCGGGCCGTGGTGACCGTGGACCCCTTCTTGAGGGTCGTGGCGTAGGCGCCGGCGAGACGGACGACGAGCTCCGGGGTGATCTCCACGTTCAGGATTCCGGAGACACCGCGTGCGCCGAAGAGATGCGCCTGCCCTCTGTTCTCCCAGATGACCGACGTGTTGACGAAGGCACCGGCTTCGATCGTCTTGAACGGGTAGACCCGCACATTGCCCTGCACGATCGATTCTTCACCGATCAGGCACTCGTCACCGATGACCGCGCCGTCCTCGATCCGGGCCGCGCGCATGATGTCGGTGTTCTTTCCAACGACACAGCCACGAAGATTGCTGTGCTGACCCACGTACACGTTGTCGTGTACGACGGTCCTGTCCAGAAAAGCCCCGGCCTTCACGACGACGTTCGAACCGATGACGGTGTACTCACGGATTTCGGCACCGGCCTCGACCTTGGCGTAGTCACCGATGTACAGCGGCCCGCGAAGAACCGCGTCGGGGTGCACCTCGGCGCCCTCGGCCGCCCATACGCCCGGCGACAGCTCGAAGCCGTCGATCTCGACGTCGACCTTGCCCTCAAGGACATCGGCCTGCGCCTTCACATAGCTCTCGTGGGTACCGACGTCTTCCCAGTAGCCCTCGGCGATAAAGCCGTAGACCGGCTTGCCTTCCTTCATCAGCTGCGGGAAGACATCGCCTGACCAGTCGACGGGAACGTCGGCCTCGACATAGTCGAAGACTTCGGGCTCCATCACATAGATGCCCGTGTTCACCGTGTCGGAGAAGACCTGGCCCCAGGTCGGCTTCTCGAGGAAGCGCTCGACCTTTCCCTCTTCGTCGACGATGGTGATGCCGAATTCCAGCGGATTGGGCACCCGGGTCAGACAGACCGTGACCAGCGCACCCTTTTCCTTGTGGAAATTGATCAGTTCGGTGAGGTCGAAGTCGGTCAGGGCATCACCGGAGATGACGAGGAAGGCATCGTCCTTCAACGCCTCTTCGGCGTTCTTGACGCTTCCGGCGGTACCGAGTGGCTTCTCCTCATTGGCATACGAGAGCTCCATCCCGAGCTCTTCGCCGTCACCGAAGTAGTTCTTGACCAGTGAGGCCAGGAACTGCACGGTGACTACGGTCTCATTGAGCCCATGCCTTTTGAGCAGCCTGAGCACGTGCTCCATGATCGGTCGATTGACCACGGGCAACAGTGGCTTGGGCATGCTTGAGGTCATGGGGCGAAGGCGTGTGCCTTCGCCTCCGGCCATCACGACGGCCTTCATGTCGGAAGCGTCCTCCTCTGCGAGACGACGGTCTAGCCGACTTCACCAGTCCAGATTGTCCCGCACTTTTGCGCAACGGGCCATCGAGCGACTGTTACCGCCCAATCGGCAAGGTCAGTCGGCCATGGCGTCCGCACGCAGCAGGCGGCGGACTTGTACCACGTAGAGGACTCCTGCCCACCAATAGAGCGTTGTACCCCATCCTGCGAACGCCCATCCGAAAATCGCTGCGAGTGACGGAAGCCAACCACTTCCGTCACTGAGCAGCAACAACGGGAACGCGTACATCAGGTTGAACGTGGCAGCCTTGCCCAGGAAGTTCACCTGCAGCGGCGGATAGCCGTGCCGCCTGAGGATGCCCACCACCACCAGCAGGACCAGCTCTCGCGCAAGCAGTACGGCGGTCAACCAGATTGGCAGAATCTCGCGCCAGGTGAGTCCGACCAGAGTCGAGAGAATGTAGAGCCGGTCCGCGGCGGGATCAAGGAGCCGGCCAAGGCTGCTGATCTGGTTCCAGCGCCGCGCGAGCTTGCCGTCCAGGTAGTCGCTGATCCCACTCAGCATCAGCACCAGAAGCGCCCAGCCGTCGCTCTTGGGGCCACCGAACTCGGGCCTGAGGATCAACCACAGGAAGATGGGTACGCCGACCAGGCGCGCCATGCTGAGGATGTTCGGGATGGTGAGCACCCGCTCTGTCTGGACGCGGGTCTCTTGGACCTCCACCCGGGGGCCTCCTGTGGGAAAACGTTCCGACGATGCCCCCTGACCTTACCCCAACGCAAAAAAGCTCTGGCTCTTGGGCTGCATGCCCAAGAGCCAGAGCTCTAAAAGGAGTTCGGCGGCGTCCTACTCTCCCACAGGGTCCCCCCTGCAGTACCATCGGCGCTGTAAGGCTTAGCTTCCGGGTTCGGAATGTAACCGGGCGTTTCCCTCACGCTATGACCACCGAAACACTATGAAACAGACAACCGCACCATCACCGTGACCATGGCAATGGGGTTGTTCGTGGTTTCAGAACCAACACAGTGGACGCGAGCAACTGAGGACAAGCCCTCGGCCTATTAGTACCGGTCACCTCCACCCATTACTGGGCTTCCAGATCCGGCCTATCAACCCAGTCGTCTACTGGGAGCCTTAACCCCTCAAAGGGGGTGGGAACACTCATCTCGAAGCAGGCTTCCCGCTTAGATGCTTTCAGCGGTTATCCCTCCCGAACGTAGCCAACCAGCCATGCCCTTGGCAGAACAACTGGCACACCAGAGGTTCGTCCGTCCCGGTCCTCTCGTACTAGGGACAGCCCTTCTCAATGTTCCTGCGCGCGCAGCGGATAGGGACCGAACTGTCTCACGACGTTCTAAACCCAGCTCGCGTACCGCTTTAATGGGCGAACAGCCCAACCCTTGGGACCGACTCCAGCCCCAGGATGCGACGAGCCGACATCGAGGTGCCAAACCATCCCGTCGATATGGACTCTTGGGGAAGATCAGCCTGTTATCCCCGGGGTACCTTTTATCCGTTGAGCGACGGCGCTTCCACAAGCCACCGCCGGATCACTAGTCCCGACTTTCGTCCCTGCTCGACCCGTCGGTCTCACAGTCAAGCTCCCTTGTGCACTTACACTCAACACCTGATTGCCAACCAGGCTGAGGGAACCTTTGGGCGCCTCCGTTACTCTTTAGGAGGCAACCGCCCCAGTTAAACTACCCATCAGACACTGTCCCTGATCCGGATCACGGACCCAGGTTAGACATCCAGCACGACCAGACTGGTATTTCAACGACGACTCCCCCTGAACTGGCGTCCAGAGTTCACAGTCTCCCAGCTATCCTACACAAGCCGAACCGAACACCAATATCAAACTGTAGTAAAGGTCCCGGGGTCTTTCCGTCCTGCTGCGCGAAACGAGCATCTTTACTCGTAGTGCAATTTCACCGGGCCTATGGTTGAGACAGTCGAGAAGTCGTTACGCCATTCGTGCAGGTCGGAACTTACCCGACAAGGAATTTCGCTACCTTAGGATGGTTATAGTTACCACCGCCGTTTACTGGCGCTTAAGTTCTCAGCTTCGCCACCCCGAAGAGTGACTAACCGGTCCCCTTAACGTTCCAGCACCGGGCAGGCGTCAGTCCGTATACATCGCCTTACGGCTTCGCACGGACCTGTGTTTTTAGTAAACAGTCGCTTCTCGCTGGTCTCTGCGGCCACCCCCAGCTCAAGGAGTAAATCCTCTCACCGGTGATGGCCCCCCTTCTCCCGAAGTTACGGGGGCATTTTGCCGAGTTCCTTAACCATAGTTCACCCGAACGCCTCGGTATTCTCTACCTGACCACCTGAGTCGGTTTAGGGTACGGGCCGCCATGAAACTCGCTAGAGGCTTTTCTCGACAGCATAGGATCATCCACTTCACCACAATCGGCTCGGCATCAGGTCTCAGACTATGTGTGATCCGGATTTGCCTAGACCACGTCCTACACCCTTACCCCGGGACAACCACCGCCCGGGATGGACTACCTTCCTGCGTCACCCCATCACTCACCTACTAACCGCTTGGGCCGGCGGCTCCACCACTTTCCATTCCCCGAAGGGTCCGGAACGGCTTCACGGCCTTAGCATCACGATGCTCGATGTTTGACGCTTCACAGCGGGTACCGGAATATCAACCGGTTATCCATCGACTACGCCTGTCGGCCTCGCCTTAGGTCCCGACTTACCCTGGGCAGATCAGCTTGACCCAGGAACCCTTAGTCAATCGGCGCACACGTTTCTCACGTGTGTATCGCTACTCATGCCTGCATTCTCACTCGTGAACCGTCCACCACTAGCTTCCGCTGCGGCTTCACCCGGCACACGACGCTCCCCTACCCATCCCAGCACCCGTTGGGGCTTAATTGCTGGAATGACACGACTTCGGCGGTACGCTTGAGCCCCGCTACATTGTCGGCGCGGAATCACTAGACCAGTGAGCTATTACGCACTCTTTCAAGGGTGGCTGCTTCTAAGCCAACCTCCTGGTTGTCTCTGCGACTCCACATCCTTTCCCACTTAGCGTACGCTTAGGGGCCTTAGTCGATGCTCTGGGCTGTTTCCCTCTCGACCATGGAGCTTATCCCCCACAGTCTCACTGCCGTGCTCTCACTTACCGGCATTCGGAGTTTGGCTAAGGTCAGTAACCCGGTAGGGCCCATCGCCTATCCAGTGCTCTACCTCCGGCAAGAAACACACGACGCTGCACCTAAATGCATTTCGGGGAGAACCAGCTATCACGGAGTTTGATTGGCCTTTCACCCCTAACCACAGGTCATCCCCCAGGTTTTCAACCCTGGTGGGTTCGGTCCTCCACGAAGTCTTACCTCCGCTTCAACCTGCCCATGGCTAGATCACTCCGCTTCGGGTCTTGAGCGCGCTACTATATCGCCCTGTTCGGACTCGCTTTCGCTACGGCTTCCCCACACGGGTTAACCTCGCAACACACCGCAAACTCGCAGGCTCATTCTTCAAAAGGCACGCAGTCACGACGTTGCATGCAAGCATGCAACGCGACGCTCCCACGGCTTGTAGGCACACGGTTTCAGGTACTATTTCACTCCGCTCCCGCGGTACTTTTCACCATTCCCTCACGGTACTATCCGCTATCGGTCACCAGGGAATATTTAGGCTTAGCGGGTGGTCCCGCCAGATTCACACGGGATTTCTCGGGCCCCGTGCTACTTGGGTGTCTCTCAAACGAGCCGTTGACGTTTCGACTACGGGGGTCTTACCCTCTACGCCGGACCTTTCGCATGTCCTTCGCCTACATCAACGGTTTCTGACTCGTCCTGTCGCCGGCAGACGACAGAAGAGAGATCCCACAACCCCGTATACGCAACCCCTGCCGGGTCTCACACGCATACGGTTTGGCCTCATCCGGTTTCGCTCGCCACTACTCCCGGAATCACGGTTGTTTTCTCTTCCTGCGGGTACTGAGATGTTTCACTTCCCCGCGTTCCCTCCACTTGCCCTATGTGTTCAGGCAAGGGTGACAGCCCATGACGACTGCCGGGTTTCCCCATTCGGAAACCCCCGGATCAAAGCCTGGTTGACGACTCCCCGGGGACTATCGTGGCCTCCCACGTCCTTCATCGGTTCCTGGTGCCAAGGCATCCACCGTGCGCCCTTAAAAACTTGGCCACAGATGCTCGCGTCCACTGTGCAGTTCTCAAACAACGACCAACCACCCGTCACACACCACTCACGCGATGTTTTACCGGGGTCGGCACTGAAGGCAGCTGATAACAGCCGTACCTTCAGACACCCAACAGCGTGCCCGGCATCCCCGTCACTCGTGATCAGCTTTCCACGCTCCGAAGAGCAGTACTTGCAGCCCGAGATGAGCAGCGACACCGAATAATCAACGTTCCACCCTTGAGCAACCAGCACCGGACATTCGCCGATGTACTGGCCTCTGACCAAGTTCCCGAAGGTTCTTGGTAAGAAGTGCTCCTTAGAAAGGAGGTGATCCAGCCGCACCTTCCGGTACGGCTACCTTGTTACGACTTCGTCCCAATCGCCAGTCCCACCTTCGACAGCTCCCTCCCCACAAGGGGGTTGGGCCACCGGCTTCGGGTGTTACCGACTTTCGTGACGTGACGGGCGGTGTGTACAAGGCCCGGGAACGTATTCACCGCAGCAATGCTGATCTGCGATTACTAGCAACTCCGACTTCATGGGGTCGAGTTGCAGACCCCAATCCGAACTGAGACCGGCTTTTTGAGATTCGCTCCACCTCACGGTATCGCAGCTCATTGTACCGGCCATTGTAGCACGTGTGCAGCCCAAGACATAAGGGGCATGATGACTTGACGTCGTCCCCACCTTCCTCCGAGTTGACCCCGGCGGTCTCCTGTGAGTCCCCGTCACCCCGAAGGGCACGCTGGCAACACAGGACAAGGGTTGCGCTCGTTGCGGGACTTAACCCAACATCTCACGACACGAGCTGACGACAGCCATGCACCACCTGTACACCGACCACAAGGGGGGCACTATCTCTAATGCTTTCCGGTGTATGTCAAGCCTTGGTAAGGTTCTTCGCGTTGCGTCGAATTAAGCCACATGCTCCGCTGCTTGTGCGGGCCCCCGTCAATTCCTTTGAGTTTTAGCCTTGCGGCCGTACTCCCCAGGCGGGGAACTTAATGCGTTAGCTGCGGCACCGACGACGTGGAATGTCGCCAACACCTAGTTCCCACCGTTTACGGCGTGGACTACCAGGGTATCTAATCCTGTTCGCTCCCCACGCTTTCGCTCCTCAGCGTCAGTAATGGCCCAGAGATCCGCCTTCGCCACCGGTGTTCCTCCTGATATCTGCGCATTTCACCGCTACACCAGGAATTCCGATCTCCCCTACCACACTCTAGCTAGCCCGTATCGAATGCAGACCCGGGGTTAAGCCCCGGGCTTTCACACCCGACGTGACAAGCCGCCTACGAGCTCTTTACGCCCAATAATTCCGGACAACGCTTGCGCCCTACGTATTACCGCGGCTGCTGGCACGTAGTTAGCCGGCGCTTCTTCTGCAGGTACCGTCACTTGCGCTTCTTCCCTGCTGAAAGAGGTTTACAACCCGAAGGCCGTCATCCCTCACGCGGCGTCGCTGCATCAGGCTTTCGCCCATTGTGCAATATTCCCCACTGCTGCCTCCCGTAGGAGTCTGGGCCGTGTCTCAGTCCCAGTGTGGCCGGTCGCCCTCTCAGGCCGGCTACCCGTCGTCGCCTTGGTGAGCCATTACCTCACCAACAAGCTGATAGGCCGCGGGCTCATCCTGCACCGCCGGAGCTTTTAACCCCCACACATGAGTGCAGGAGTGTTATCCGGTATTAGACCCCGTTTCCAGGGCTTGTCCCAGAGTGCAGGGCAGATTGCCCACGTGTTACTCACCCGTTCGCCACTAATCCCCACCGAAGTGGTTCATCGTTCGACTTGCATGTGTTAAGCACGCCGCCAGCGTTCGTCCTGAGCCAGGATCAAACTCTCCGTGAATGTTTTCCCGTAATCGGGACCACATACACGAGAGCGGAACAGTCAGGCGGAATAAGCCCGACCGTTCACAGCGTCCTCGCTGTATGTTTTCTTCAAAGGAACCTCGCCCCAACCATCCGAAGATGTTTGGAGACGGGGTATCAACATATCTGGCGTTGATTTTTGGCACGCTGTTGAGTTCTCAAGGAACGGACGCTTCCTTTGTACTCACCCTCTCGGGCTTTCCTCCGGGCTTCCCTTCGGTGTTCCAAACTCTATCAGTGTTTTTCCGGCCCCCTGACCACCGTCCTGCAGGCATGCAGAAGGTGACCCCGGGATAGGATCTGAC
The nucleotide sequence above comes from Streptomyces sp. N50. Encoded proteins:
- a CDS encoding MerR family transcriptional regulator; its protein translation is MLQTPSGGAGHGTAAADTGLMSIGTVLTVLRDEFPEVTISKIRFLESEGLIEPQRTPSGYRKFSPADVERLGHVLRMQRDHYLPLKVIREHLDAMERGEAAPLPTVGRQRDGEVVLEPVEGPTAARIGRAELMAAAGIGEQELDEWESYGLIAPLPDGVYDAEAVTVAGLVLELGRFGIEPRHLRAMKAAADREAGLVDQVVAPLKRHRNPQTRAHAEARTKELAGLTVKLHAALVQTALGVRLP
- a CDS encoding FHA domain-containing protein, translated to MGGAWWKLSGGYGRCEDVRVNRCVQSGFVLPHGRVCFGQGESPVKLFAKLFGKSAKEGSDSQTARHRAQPDAEGQRPLFRDQVGGQGAPSVDPAQSGDIGFGQPSTSSTGGGFSPMSALVCTRCGNRNAENSRFCSNCGAPLRPGATPERPSETTSTISISGLEAYDAEVTGQTQMPTLSPEAQAAVDALPLGSALLVVRRGPNSGSRFLLDGELTTAGRHPQSDIFLDDVTVSRRHVEFRRSPDGSFTVADVGSLNGTYVNRERIDQVSLANGDEVQIGKYRLVFYASQRGY
- a CDS encoding DUF881 domain-containing protein is translated as MSNDDERPEHRLRRELPEEVQASASSEASIPEEKSGPTVTGRQRLVQGLWPPRVSRAQLIVAVLLFGLGFGLAVQVASNSNSDSALRGARQEDLVRILDELDDRTQRLEDEKQGLQKQRDELENSSDQAEEARKQTAEKEKQLGILAGTVAAQGPGITMTIDDTKGTVEADMLLDAVQELRAAGAEAIQVNDVRVVANTYLTDSGKSVSVDGNKINAPYRFKVIGKPQDLEPALNIPGGVVQTLEKEQATVTVGRSAKIVVDALRAAKQPDYARSSSQ
- a CDS encoding small basic family protein: MIAVLGLIVGVVAGILVRPEVPVVVEPYLPIAVVAALDAVFGGLRAMLDGIFDDKVFVVSFLSNVVVAALIVFLGDKLGVGAQLSTGVVVVLGIRIFSNAAAIRRHVFRA
- a CDS encoding DUF881 domain-containing protein, translated to MSLLTNVMDHSLDDGYAEAAARKKAAGESGMPKTLRAKLGLAAGLVLAALVVTVGAAQARVAAPVVAKERQELIDRIDKETTSADKLEGSVDSLRDDVSARQRAALKTSGGSGQADLVSMLSGATAVHGPGVRLVVDDAKEASSGGGDNPRETADFSDTGRVRDRDMQRVVNGLWAAGAEAVSINGQRLTALSAIRAAGDAILVDNKPLVPPYTVLAVGDGKRLSTRFQNGADGLYLHALEDNYGIRATIAVESDLRLPAAPSVIVRTAQPRTEKGTS
- a CDS encoding mannose-1-phosphate guanyltransferase is translated as MKAVVMAGGEGTRLRPMTSSMPKPLLPVVNRPIMEHVLRLLKRHGLNETVVTVQFLASLVKNYFGDGEELGMELSYANEEKPLGTAGSVKNAEEALKDDAFLVISGDALTDFDLTELINFHKEKGALVTVCLTRVPNPLEFGITIVDEEGKVERFLEKPTWGQVFSDTVNTGIYVMEPEVFDYVEADVPVDWSGDVFPQLMKEGKPVYGFIAEGYWEDVGTHESYVKAQADVLEGKVDVEIDGFELSPGVWAAEGAEVHPDAVLRGPLYIGDYAKVEAGAEIREYTVIGSNVVVKAGAFLDRTVVHDNVYVGQHSNLRGCVVGKNTDIMRAARIEDGAVIGDECLIGEESIVQGNVRVYPFKTIEAGAFVNTSVIWENRGQAHLFGARGVSGILNVEITPELVVRLAGAYATTLKKGSTVTTARDHSRGARALKRAVISALQTSAIDVRDLENVPLPVARQQTARGSAGGIMIRTTPGVPDSVDIMFFDSQGADLSQGSQRKLDRVFARQEYRRAFPGEIGDLHFPASVFDSYTGSLLRNVDTTGIAESGLKVVVDASNGSAGLVLPSLLGKLGVDSLTINPGLDESRPTETADTRRSGLVRLGEIVASARAAFGVRFDPVGERLSLVDEKGRIVEDDRALLVMLDLVAAERRSGRVALPVTTTRIAEQVAAYHGTQVEWTTTSPDDLTRVGRDETTIFGGDGKAGFIIPEFSSVFDGAAAFVRLIGLVARTQLTLSQIDARIPRAHVLKRDLATPWAVKGLVMRRVVEAAGDRFVDTTDGVRVVETDGRWVMVLPDVAEAVTHLWAEGPDDASAQALLDEWSAVVDSAGR
- a CDS encoding CDP-alcohol phosphatidyltransferase family protein, with the translated sequence MEVQETRVQTERVLTIPNILSMARLVGVPIFLWLILRPEFGGPKSDGWALLVLMLSGISDYLDGKLARRWNQISSLGRLLDPAADRLYILSTLVGLTWREILPIWLTAVLLARELVLLVVVGILRRHGYPPLQVNFLGKAATFNLMYAFPLLLLSDGSGWLPSLAAIFGWAFAGWGTTLYWWAGVLYVVQVRRLLRADAMAD